A region of Rhodoferax potami DNA encodes the following proteins:
- a CDS encoding Crp/Fnr family transcriptional regulator: MLSPSTTQPPSFLASARLERCAAGTVLLSRGDPTVAAWYLESGLVLTGISGEPGSRDELLEHQLGQMQGPCWLNPTAAVLSLPAVVDVVAQTEVVLRKMPMAEFQAALAANRQLSTTMLTGLAQAHREQTELAVSRLAKGAEARCAEWLLQHAESNDKGGCAVQLQQRKRLIAAQLGIAPETLSRVLRHLRERSLISGSGRTVNLVDPSGLRTLAGV; this comes from the coding sequence ATGCTGTCACCCTCAACTACTCAACCCCCTTCGTTTCTGGCCAGTGCACGCCTTGAACGCTGTGCGGCGGGCACCGTCCTGTTAAGTCGCGGTGACCCGACGGTGGCGGCTTGGTATCTGGAAAGCGGTCTGGTGCTCACGGGAATCAGCGGTGAGCCGGGTAGCCGCGACGAGCTGCTGGAGCATCAGCTCGGTCAGATGCAGGGCCCCTGTTGGCTCAATCCGACAGCTGCGGTGCTATCGCTGCCCGCCGTCGTGGACGTAGTCGCCCAGACGGAGGTGGTGTTGCGCAAGATGCCGATGGCTGAATTCCAAGCGGCCTTGGCCGCCAACCGCCAACTCAGCACTACCATGCTGACCGGCTTGGCCCAGGCGCACCGCGAACAAACCGAACTGGCGGTGAGTCGCCTGGCCAAAGGCGCCGAGGCGCGTTGCGCCGAATGGCTGCTGCAACATGCGGAATCGAATGACAAGGGTGGTTGCGCCGTGCAGCTGCAACAGCGCAAACGCCTGATCGCGGCCCAGCTGGGCATTGCACCCGAGACGCTCTCCCGCGTGCTGCGCCACCTGCGGGAACGCAGCCTCATCAGCGGCTCAGGCCGCACGGTGAATCTGGTGGATCCCAGCGGTTTGCGAACGCTTGCCGGGGTTTAG